A section of the Microbacterium forte genome encodes:
- a CDS encoding DNA-formamidopyrimidine glycosylase family protein produces MPEGDTVFRTAKRLDEALVGAEVARFDLRVPRFATLDLTGQPILSSIARGKHLLLRIGDSTLHSHLRMDGAWLVYRAGEKWRHPAFKVRAIVGTAQREAVGIDLAEIEVVPTREEDELVGYLGPDPLGPDWDAVEAARRVSADSRSIHVALLDQRNVAGFGNEYAAELLFLRGILPTTPAPEVDVPALLDLGVRTIRVNRDRRHRTFTGVDRPGQGTWVYGRAGKPCRRCGTLIQRGELGADPTRERITFWCPVCQR; encoded by the coding sequence ATGCCCGAGGGCGATACCGTCTTCCGCACGGCGAAACGTCTCGACGAGGCCCTGGTCGGCGCCGAGGTGGCGCGCTTCGACCTGCGCGTCCCGCGCTTCGCGACTCTCGATCTGACGGGTCAGCCGATCCTCTCCTCGATCGCTCGCGGCAAGCACCTGCTGCTGCGCATCGGCGACAGCACACTGCATTCCCATCTGCGCATGGACGGGGCCTGGCTGGTCTATCGCGCAGGCGAGAAGTGGCGGCATCCGGCGTTCAAGGTGCGCGCGATCGTCGGCACTGCGCAGCGCGAGGCGGTGGGCATCGACCTGGCCGAGATCGAGGTGGTGCCGACGCGCGAAGAGGACGAGCTCGTGGGATACCTCGGGCCCGATCCCCTCGGCCCCGACTGGGACGCCGTCGAGGCCGCCAGACGCGTGAGCGCCGACTCCCGCAGCATCCACGTCGCCCTTCTCGACCAGCGCAACGTCGCGGGGTTCGGCAACGAGTACGCCGCCGAACTCCTGTTCCTGCGCGGGATCCTGCCGACCACGCCCGCCCCGGAGGTCGACGTGCCCGCACTGCTCGACCTCGGCGTGCGCACGATCCGAGTGAATCGCGATCGTCGTCACCGGACCTTCACCGGAGTCGATCGGCCCGGTCAGGGAACGTGGGTCTACGGCCGTGCCGGCAAGCCATGCCGTCGCTGCGGAACGCTCATCCAGCGCGGCGAACTGGGCGCGGATCCGACCCGTGAACGCATCACCTTCTGGTGTCCCGTGTGTCAGCGATGA
- a CDS encoding EI24 domain-containing protein gives MIGEFVYGIRTLLRGFGTWRRRPGLMALGLVPGLIAALVLLAGLVPLALSLGPISDAVTPFADGWIAEWRSIFRAAVGIVIFAAALALASAVFSALALAIGDPFYQRIWRAVEADLGDAPPSDGGGFWMAVGEGLRLVLLGILIAIFVLVLGFVPLVGGVLAAVGGVVLSGRMLARELTQRAFDARELTPADRAVLFRGNRARVLGFGVATQLCFLIPGGAVAVMPAAVAGATTLARTMLERTPLAQQTSPPLAALQPAQRAQPAQPAPPAQPAPPAPPAPPAPPAPGSVSAPLPPPAGSGRV, from the coding sequence ATGATCGGGGAGTTCGTCTACGGCATCCGCACGCTGCTGCGCGGCTTCGGGACCTGGCGACGCCGCCCCGGCCTGATGGCCCTCGGACTCGTACCAGGACTCATCGCGGCGCTGGTGCTTCTCGCCGGTCTCGTGCCGCTCGCGCTGTCGCTCGGGCCGATCTCCGACGCGGTGACACCCTTCGCCGACGGCTGGATCGCCGAGTGGCGATCGATCTTCCGGGCCGCTGTCGGCATCGTGATCTTCGCCGCGGCGCTCGCCCTGGCCAGCGCCGTGTTCAGCGCCCTCGCCCTGGCCATCGGCGACCCGTTCTACCAGCGCATCTGGCGGGCCGTCGAGGCTGACCTCGGCGACGCGCCGCCTTCCGACGGCGGCGGATTCTGGATGGCGGTCGGTGAGGGACTGCGGTTGGTGCTCCTCGGCATCCTCATCGCGATCTTCGTGCTGGTGCTCGGCTTCGTCCCTCTCGTGGGCGGCGTCCTCGCAGCGGTCGGAGGCGTCGTGCTGTCGGGCCGCATGCTCGCACGCGAGCTCACGCAGCGAGCCTTCGACGCCCGCGAACTCACTCCCGCCGACCGTGCAGTGCTGTTCCGCGGCAATCGCGCGCGGGTGCTCGGCTTCGGCGTCGCGACGCAACTCTGCTTCCTGATCCCCGGGGGTGCGGTGGCCGTCATGCCCGCCGCCGTGGCAGGCGCCACGACTCTCGCCCGCACCATGCTCGAGCGCACGCCCCTGGCGCAGCAGACCTCGCCTCCGCTCGCGGCCCTGCAGCCGGCACAGCGCGCGCAGCCCGCGCAGCCCGCGCCGCCCGCGCAGCCCGCACCGCCCGCGCCGCCCGCGCCGCCCGCACCGCCCGCGCCGGGCAGCGTCTCCGCGCCGCTTCCGCCGCCCGCCGGTTCAGGGCGCGTCTGA
- a CDS encoding ATP-dependent helicase has product MGDVLDRFTPATQDWFRGAFPEPTPAQAGAWNAISAGKHALVVAPTGSGKTLSAFLWAIDSVFRERTEQPARARDGSRTRILYISPLKALGVDVERNLRSPLIGIGQSARRLGVEAPSVTVGVRSGDTTSSDRRKLVSDPPDILITTPESLYLMLTSRAGETLRDVHTVIIDEVHAVAATKRGAHLAVSLERLDALRRTHGHDEPAQRIGLSATVRPIDEVARFLGGAAPVEIVAPPASKTFELGVVVPMDDMTNPPPPPGAPKDAGDAADAEYTEVTGSVWPHVEEAIVDRILQNKSTIVFSNSRRLAERLTGRLNEIYSERIGVALPEASVPAAMMAQAGATAGADPVLAKAHHGSVSKEQRAQVEEELKSGVLRCVVATSSLELGIDMGAVDLVIQVEAPPSAASGLQRVGRAGHQVGEISRAALFPKHRGDVLHTAIVTERMLAGKIEAIQVPRNPLDILAQQTVAASALGEISVEEWFEIVRRSAPFQSLPRSAYEATLDLLAGRYPSDEFAELRPRLVWDRDAGTLTGRPGAQRIAVTSGGTIPDRGLFGVFVAGESTGARVGELDEEMVYESRVGDVFTLGTTSWRIAEITHDRVNVIPAYGQPGKVPFWHGDGIGRPFELGEALGRFSREVSAATPEKAAQRLIDAGLDEQARMNLMAHLTEQREATGTLPTDRTLTVERGRDEVGDWRVILHSPYGMKVHAPWALAINARIRERLGVEGSAVASDDGIIVRIPDAEAEPPGAELFVFDPDELEQLVTQEVGGSALFASRFRECAARALLMPRMNPNKRTPLWQQRQRSAQLLEVARRHPTFPVILETLREVLQDVYDLPSLRTLAVSIADRRIRLVETQPSQPSPFARDLLFGYVGAFMYEGDSPLAERRAAALSVDPALLGELLGTVELRELLDPDVIAQFEREAQRLDPERRARGLEGVADLLRMLGPMDAVEIDARLDPETGSASDHLAALIDARRAIPVTVAGTTRVAAIEDAGRLRDALGAALPTGIPVAFLEPLADPLGDLVARYARTHGPFTTDAIATRFGLGAAVARHTLQRLEHSGRLTSGYFLPEASGTGNETEWCDTEVLRRLRMRSLAAIRGSVEPVSPEAYARFLPDWQHLGRPVEGLDGVLAVIEQFAGVPIPASAWESLVLPSRVRDYSPALLDELTAAGEVIWSGHGTLPGRDGWVSLHPVDLAPFTLPEPDDEIAADSLEARVLAALEAGGAYFAAQLKEMAGAENEQSVLEALWSLTWAGRVTNDTFAPIRSLLAGGSQAHRVTRRAPRTRTYRGMSLARTAARPSSIGGRWSLLPSVDTDAARRATVTAGLLLDRYGVVTRGAVQAEGVPGGFAQTYRVLAGFEEAGHCRRGYVIERLGAAQFAASATVDRLRTFAGLADPPPRKAVTLAATDPANPYGAALGWPKRDEVSHRPGRKAGGLVVLVDGSLVLYLERGGRTVLCFTDDSEVLRAAGSDLAATARARRLDTLTVEKVNGEGVYGTELALALQEAGFVATPRGYTLRKVI; this is encoded by the coding sequence ATGGGTGACGTGCTCGACCGCTTCACTCCTGCCACGCAAGACTGGTTCAGGGGTGCGTTTCCCGAACCCACTCCTGCGCAGGCAGGTGCGTGGAATGCCATCTCAGCCGGCAAGCACGCGCTCGTGGTGGCTCCAACCGGGTCGGGCAAGACCCTCTCGGCCTTCCTCTGGGCGATCGACAGCGTGTTCCGCGAGCGCACCGAGCAGCCCGCCAGGGCCAGAGACGGCTCGCGCACGCGCATCCTCTACATCTCGCCGCTGAAGGCTCTCGGCGTCGATGTCGAGCGCAACCTGCGCTCCCCGCTCATCGGCATCGGGCAGTCGGCCAGGCGCCTCGGCGTCGAGGCCCCCTCCGTGACCGTCGGCGTGCGCTCGGGCGACACGACGTCGAGCGACCGCCGCAAGCTGGTCTCCGATCCTCCGGACATCCTCATCACCACCCCCGAGTCGCTCTACCTCATGCTCACCAGCCGCGCCGGCGAGACTCTGCGCGACGTGCACACGGTGATCATCGACGAGGTGCACGCGGTCGCCGCGACCAAACGCGGAGCACACCTCGCGGTGAGCCTCGAGCGTCTCGACGCGCTGCGCCGCACTCATGGCCATGACGAGCCGGCCCAGCGCATCGGACTGTCGGCGACCGTGCGCCCTATCGACGAGGTCGCACGGTTCCTCGGCGGCGCCGCCCCCGTCGAGATCGTCGCCCCGCCCGCATCGAAGACGTTCGAGCTGGGCGTGGTCGTCCCGATGGACGACATGACCAATCCGCCGCCGCCTCCCGGGGCGCCGAAGGATGCCGGCGATGCCGCCGATGCGGAATACACCGAGGTCACCGGCTCCGTCTGGCCGCACGTGGAGGAGGCGATCGTCGACCGCATCCTGCAGAACAAGTCGACCATCGTGTTCTCGAACTCGCGAAGGCTGGCCGAGCGGCTCACCGGGCGACTGAACGAGATCTACTCCGAGCGCATCGGCGTCGCCCTGCCCGAGGCGTCGGTGCCCGCGGCCATGATGGCGCAGGCGGGTGCGACAGCCGGCGCCGACCCCGTGCTCGCCAAGGCACACCACGGCTCGGTCTCGAAAGAGCAGCGGGCACAGGTCGAGGAGGAGCTGAAGTCCGGCGTCCTTCGCTGCGTCGTCGCGACGAGCAGCCTCGAGCTCGGCATCGACATGGGCGCGGTCGACCTGGTGATCCAGGTCGAGGCGCCGCCCTCGGCAGCCTCCGGGCTGCAGCGAGTCGGTCGCGCCGGCCACCAGGTCGGCGAGATCAGCCGTGCGGCGCTGTTCCCCAAGCACCGGGGCGACGTACTGCACACCGCGATCGTCACCGAGCGGATGCTGGCCGGCAAGATCGAGGCGATCCAGGTGCCGCGCAACCCGCTCGACATCCTCGCGCAGCAGACGGTCGCGGCGAGCGCCCTCGGCGAGATCAGCGTCGAGGAGTGGTTCGAGATTGTGCGTCGCTCGGCGCCGTTCCAGTCCCTGCCGCGGTCGGCCTACGAGGCGACGCTCGACCTGCTCGCCGGACGCTACCCCTCCGACGAGTTCGCCGAGCTGCGCCCTCGCCTGGTGTGGGACCGAGACGCCGGCACGCTGACCGGGCGTCCCGGCGCCCAGCGCATCGCCGTCACCAGCGGCGGCACGATCCCCGACCGCGGACTCTTCGGCGTCTTCGTCGCCGGCGAGTCGACCGGTGCCCGCGTCGGCGAGCTCGATGAGGAGATGGTCTACGAGTCACGCGTCGGCGATGTGTTCACGCTCGGCACGACGAGCTGGCGCATCGCCGAGATCACGCATGACCGCGTCAACGTGATTCCCGCATACGGCCAGCCGGGCAAGGTGCCGTTCTGGCACGGCGACGGAATCGGCCGCCCGTTCGAACTCGGCGAGGCGCTCGGCAGGTTCTCCCGCGAGGTGTCGGCGGCCACTCCCGAGAAGGCCGCTCAGCGCCTGATCGACGCCGGTCTCGACGAGCAGGCCAGGATGAACCTGATGGCGCACCTCACCGAGCAGCGCGAGGCGACGGGCACCCTGCCGACCGACCGCACCCTCACGGTCGAGCGCGGGCGCGACGAGGTCGGCGACTGGCGGGTCATCCTTCACTCCCCCTACGGCATGAAGGTCCATGCGCCGTGGGCTCTGGCGATCAACGCCCGGATCCGCGAGCGCCTCGGAGTCGAGGGCTCGGCGGTCGCGAGCGACGACGGCATCATCGTGCGCATTCCGGATGCCGAGGCCGAGCCTCCCGGCGCCGAGCTCTTCGTGTTCGACCCCGACGAGCTCGAGCAGCTGGTCACGCAGGAGGTCGGCGGATCCGCGCTGTTCGCCTCCCGCTTCCGCGAGTGCGCCGCCCGCGCCCTGCTGATGCCGCGGATGAACCCGAACAAGCGCACTCCGCTGTGGCAGCAGCGACAGCGCTCGGCGCAGCTGCTCGAAGTCGCCCGCCGGCATCCGACATTCCCGGTGATCCTGGAGACCCTGCGCGAGGTGCTGCAGGACGTCTACGACCTGCCGTCGCTGCGCACGCTCGCGGTGTCGATCGCCGACCGACGCATCAGACTCGTCGAGACCCAGCCGTCTCAGCCGTCGCCGTTCGCGCGCGACCTGCTCTTCGGCTACGTCGGCGCATTCATGTACGAGGGCGATTCGCCGCTGGCCGAGCGTCGGGCGGCCGCCCTCTCGGTCGACCCGGCGCTGCTCGGCGAGCTGCTCGGCACGGTCGAGCTCCGCGAGCTGCTCGACCCCGACGTCATCGCGCAGTTCGAGCGCGAGGCGCAGCGCCTCGATCCCGAGCGCCGTGCGCGAGGTCTCGAGGGCGTCGCCGACCTGCTGCGGATGCTGGGTCCGATGGATGCGGTCGAGATCGACGCGCGACTCGACCCCGAGACCGGTTCGGCCTCCGACCACCTCGCCGCGCTGATCGACGCGCGCCGCGCGATCCCGGTCACCGTCGCCGGAACCACGCGCGTCGCCGCGATCGAAGACGCCGGCCGCCTGCGCGATGCGCTCGGCGCGGCGCTGCCCACCGGCATCCCCGTCGCGTTCCTCGAACCCCTCGCCGATCCGCTCGGCGATCTCGTCGCACGGTACGCCCGCACGCACGGCCCCTTCACGACGGATGCCATCGCGACGCGCTTCGGCCTCGGCGCCGCGGTCGCGCGACACACGCTGCAGAGGCTGGAGCACTCGGGTCGACTGACCAGCGGCTACTTCCTGCCCGAGGCCTCCGGAACGGGCAACGAGACCGAGTGGTGCGACACCGAGGTGCTGCGCCGACTGCGGATGCGGTCGCTCGCCGCGATCCGAGGCAGCGTCGAACCGGTGTCGCCCGAGGCGTATGCGCGCTTCCTGCCCGACTGGCAGCACCTCGGTCGTCCGGTCGAGGGACTCGACGGCGTGCTCGCCGTGATCGAGCAGTTCGCCGGGGTGCCCATTCCCGCGAGCGCCTGGGAGTCGCTCGTGCTGCCCTCTCGAGTGCGGGACTACTCCCCCGCCCTGCTCGACGAGCTCACGGCCGCGGGAGAGGTCATCTGGTCGGGTCACGGCACGCTGCCCGGGCGAGACGGGTGGGTCTCGCTGCACCCTGTCGATCTCGCGCCCTTCACACTCCCCGAACCCGACGACGAGATCGCCGCCGATTCACTCGAGGCCCGGGTGCTCGCCGCACTCGAGGCAGGCGGGGCGTACTTCGCCGCCCAGCTGAAAGAGATGGCCGGCGCCGAGAACGAGCAGTCCGTGCTCGAGGCACTGTGGTCGCTGACCTGGGCGGGGCGCGTGACCAACGACACCTTCGCCCCGATCCGGTCGCTGCTGGCCGGGGGGTCGCAGGCTCACCGCGTGACGCGACGCGCCCCGCGCACCCGCACCTACCGGGGCATGTCGCTCGCGCGCACGGCGGCGCGCCCCTCATCGATCGGCGGACGCTGGTCGCTGCTCCCCTCGGTCGACACGGATGCCGCTCGGCGGGCGACCGTCACAGCGGGCCTGCTGCTCGACCGCTACGGCGTGGTCACCCGTGGCGCCGTGCAGGCCGAGGGCGTGCCGGGCGGCTTCGCCCAGACATACCGGGTGCTCGCGGGATTCGAAGAGGCGGGGCACTGCCGACGCGGTTACGTGATCGAGAGGCTGGGTGCCGCGCAGTTCGCGGCATCCGCCACCGTCGACCGCCTGCGCACGTTCGCGGGGCTCGCCGACCCGCCCCCGCGCAAGGCCGTGACGCTCGCCGCGACCGACCCCGCCAATCCCTACGGCGCAGCGCTCGGGTGGCCCAAGCGCGACGAGGTGTCGCATCGTCCTGGGCGCAAGGCCGGCGGCCTGGTGGTGCTCGTCGACGGTTCACTCGTGCTCTACCTCGAACGCGGCGGACGCACGGTGCTGTGCTTCACCGACGACTCCGAGGTGCTGCGAGCCGCGGGATCCGACCTCGCCGCGACGGCGCGCGCCCGGCGCCTCGACACCCTCACGGTCGAGAAGGTCAACGGCGAAGGCGTCTACGGCACCGAGCTCGCCCTCGCGTTGCAAGAGGCGGGGTTCGTCGCCACGCCCCGCGGCTACACGCTGCGCAAGGTGATCTGA
- a CDS encoding ABC-F family ATP-binding cassette domain-containing protein, producing the protein MSVPTLHASVTLDRLTFTWPDGTTALDSVSGSFGSGRTGLVGRNGAGKSTLLRLMAGELSPTTGSLTTTGEVAYLPQQLTLDVDRRVSELLGVAEALDAVRAISAGDVDQAHFDAVGDEWDIEARAEQSLAEAGLAPEFLDRRVGELSGGEAVLVAIAGIRLRRAPITLFDEPTNNLDRDARAKLAAMVRSWTGTLIVVSHDLSLLELMDDTAELYAQTLSVFGGPYSEWRAWLDAEQEAARQAEVTAKQEFRKEKRQRIEAEVKLAHRSRTAKKAEIEKRVPKIIAHGRKMAAEVSAGKLRTEVGAKEDAARTALDEAGRRLRSDASMKIELPDPQVSRSRRIAMIGDGERSWIVQGPDRVALIGRNGAGKTTLLERLVAGAGVGGGVGESPMPTVGPDDGSTAQPEESLLNTERPALTATALTDRIGYLPQRIDGLDENRSVFENIADAASQVPEKELRNRLARFLIRGATAERPVAALSGGERFRVALARLLLSDPAPHLVVLDEPTNNLDIDTVDQLVEALRAYRGAVLVVSHDDAFLARLDLGLTLEIDAEGALHEAL; encoded by the coding sequence ATGTCAGTACCCACCCTCCACGCGTCGGTCACCCTCGACCGACTCACCTTCACCTGGCCGGACGGCACCACCGCGCTCGACTCGGTCTCGGGATCGTTCGGCTCCGGTCGCACCGGGCTGGTCGGCCGCAACGGCGCCGGCAAGTCGACACTGCTCCGCCTCATGGCGGGCGAGCTGAGTCCCACGACCGGATCCCTCACCACGACTGGCGAGGTCGCGTACCTGCCGCAGCAGCTCACGCTCGACGTCGACCGCCGGGTGTCCGAGCTGCTCGGAGTCGCCGAAGCCCTCGATGCCGTCCGAGCGATCAGCGCGGGCGATGTCGACCAGGCGCACTTCGACGCGGTCGGCGACGAGTGGGACATCGAGGCACGAGCCGAGCAGTCCCTGGCCGAGGCGGGCCTCGCCCCCGAGTTCCTCGACCGACGTGTCGGCGAGTTGTCGGGCGGTGAGGCGGTGCTGGTCGCGATCGCCGGCATCCGTCTGCGGCGTGCACCGATCACCCTGTTCGATGAGCCGACCAACAATCTCGATCGGGACGCCCGCGCGAAGCTGGCGGCCATGGTCAGATCGTGGACGGGCACGCTCATCGTGGTCAGCCACGATCTCTCGCTGCTCGAGCTGATGGACGACACCGCCGAGCTCTACGCCCAGACGCTGAGCGTGTTCGGGGGCCCGTACTCCGAATGGCGAGCCTGGCTGGATGCCGAGCAGGAGGCCGCCAGGCAGGCAGAGGTCACGGCGAAGCAGGAGTTCCGCAAGGAGAAGCGTCAGCGCATCGAGGCCGAGGTCAAGCTCGCGCACCGGTCGCGCACGGCGAAGAAGGCGGAGATCGAGAAGCGCGTGCCGAAGATCATCGCGCACGGTCGCAAGATGGCCGCGGAGGTGTCAGCGGGAAAGCTGCGCACCGAGGTCGGCGCGAAGGAGGATGCCGCTCGCACCGCGCTCGATGAGGCGGGGCGCCGTCTGCGCTCGGATGCGTCGATGAAGATCGAGCTTCCCGACCCCCAGGTGTCGCGCTCGCGGCGCATCGCCATGATCGGCGACGGCGAGCGGTCGTGGATCGTCCAGGGCCCCGACCGCGTCGCCCTGATCGGGCGCAACGGCGCCGGAAAGACGACGCTGCTCGAGCGGTTGGTGGCCGGAGCCGGGGTCGGCGGCGGCGTCGGCGAGTCACCGATGCCGACGGTCGGTCCGGATGACGGCTCTACCGCCCAGCCGGAGGAATCCCTGCTGAATACGGAACGGCCGGCGCTGACGGCGACGGCGCTCACCGACCGCATCGGCTACCTGCCGCAGCGGATCGACGGGCTCGACGAGAACCGGTCTGTGTTCGAGAACATCGCGGACGCCGCGTCGCAGGTGCCCGAGAAGGAGCTGCGCAACCGTCTCGCCAGGTTCCTCATCCGAGGAGCCACGGCCGAGCGCCCTGTCGCCGCCCTGTCTGGCGGCGAACGATTCAGGGTGGCGCTGGCCAGGCTGCTGCTCTCGGATCCCGCACCGCACCTCGTGGTGCTCGACGAGCCCACGAACAACCTCGACATCGACACCGTCGACCAGCTCGTCGAGGCGCTGCGGGCCTACCGCGGGGCGGTGCTGGTCGTGAGTCACGACGACGCGTTCCTCGCCCGTCTCGACCTGGGGCTCACGCTCGAGATCGACGCCGAGGGCGCGCTGCACGAGGCGCTCTGA
- a CDS encoding alpha/beta hydrolase → MSEELMIDGLLTRWSTEDRAGMPLLVLLHGYGADEHDLFGLVPYLPEGIAVASVAAPLAPPWPMPGRSWYAIEGLDGRSAASVTLAAEAFLRWLDDAREDAPAVALLGFSQGAAVALQAMRLAPQSIDTVVALSGYAAAGELPGDEALTESRPHVFWGRGTNDQVIPEALVAHTAEWLPSHSELSGRVYTGLTHSISEEELRDVHVFLTKWLERAAKA, encoded by the coding sequence GTGAGCGAAGAACTGATGATCGACGGGCTCCTCACGCGCTGGTCGACCGAAGACCGCGCGGGGATGCCGCTGCTGGTGCTGCTGCACGGATACGGCGCCGACGAGCACGACCTGTTCGGCTTGGTGCCGTATCTGCCCGAGGGCATCGCCGTGGCATCCGTCGCCGCCCCGCTCGCACCCCCGTGGCCGATGCCGGGGCGCTCCTGGTATGCCATCGAGGGCCTCGACGGCCGCAGCGCCGCGTCGGTGACGCTGGCGGCAGAGGCATTCCTGCGCTGGCTCGACGATGCTCGGGAGGATGCTCCTGCGGTGGCTCTCCTCGGCTTCTCGCAGGGCGCCGCCGTCGCGCTCCAGGCCATGCGCCTCGCCCCGCAGAGCATCGACACCGTGGTGGCGCTCAGCGGCTACGCCGCGGCCGGCGAGCTTCCGGGTGACGAAGCGCTGACCGAGTCGCGACCGCACGTCTTCTGGGGCCGAGGCACGAACGACCAGGTGATCCCCGAGGCGCTGGTCGCCCACACCGCAGAGTGGCTGCCCTCGCACTCCGAGCTGTCAGGGCGGGTCTACACCGGACTCACGCACAGCATCTCGGAGGAAGAGCTCCGCGATGTGCACGTCTTCCTCACGAAATGGCTGGAGCGGGCCGCCAAGGCCTGA
- a CDS encoding NUDIX hydrolase family protein: protein MSVRTPDPDPEPDDGLEGFGSAQPSRDSNPGWLSEYELAEARRHLPMLYVEAIPVRTDGSGQVTEIGILLRSTPMGEMTRTIVSGRVRFGETIRDALFRHVENDLGPMAFPLLPPQPLPFTVAEYFPIPGVSAYHDDRQHAVSLAFVVPVTGTCEPRQDALEVTWFSPEAAASDTVAAEMEGGRGTLIRLALANLGLLR from the coding sequence ATGTCCGTCCGCACACCTGATCCCGATCCCGAGCCCGACGACGGCCTCGAGGGTTTCGGCTCCGCACAGCCTTCGCGCGACTCCAATCCGGGGTGGTTGAGCGAATACGAGCTCGCAGAGGCGAGACGCCACCTGCCGATGCTCTACGTCGAGGCGATCCCGGTGCGCACCGACGGTTCAGGCCAGGTGACCGAGATCGGCATCCTGCTGCGGTCGACCCCCATGGGCGAGATGACGCGCACGATCGTCTCGGGTCGAGTCCGGTTCGGCGAGACGATCCGCGATGCGCTGTTCCGCCACGTCGAGAACGACCTGGGCCCGATGGCGTTCCCGCTGCTTCCGCCCCAGCCACTGCCGTTCACGGTCGCCGAGTACTTCCCGATCCCGGGGGTCAGCGCCTACCACGATGACCGTCAGCACGCCGTCTCGCTCGCGTTCGTGGTGCCGGTCACCGGCACGTGCGAGCCGCGACAGGACGCGCTCGAGGTCACGTGGTTCTCGCCGGAGGCGGCGGCGTCGGACACGGTCGCCGCCGAGATGGAGGGTGGGCGCGGCACGCTGATCCGTCTGGCGCTCGCCAATCTCGGTCTGCTCCGCTAG
- a CDS encoding threonine aldolase family protein: MSIQHDPAVRGFASDNYSGVHPEVLAAIAAANGGHQVAYGEDAYTARLQEVFRAHFGEGVEAFPVFNGTGANVTGLQSMLPRWGAVIAASTAHINVDEGGAPERIGGFKILAVPTDDGKLTPELVDREAWGWGDEHRAQPLVVSITQSTELGTLYSVDEIRALADHAHERGMMLHLDGARISNAAAALDVPLRAFTRDAGVDVLSFGGTKNGAMLGEAIVVLNPEASTGLQYSRKFNMQLSSKMRFVSAQLIALLEGDLWLRNAQHANAMAQRLRGAIEAGIAAGEITGVSFTQPTQSNGVFATLPDGIADRLREKFRFYDWDAVRNEVRWMCGFDTEESDVDEFVAELARLTTR, encoded by the coding sequence GTGAGTATTCAGCATGACCCCGCCGTCCGGGGCTTCGCCAGCGACAACTATTCCGGCGTCCACCCCGAGGTCCTCGCGGCCATCGCAGCGGCGAACGGCGGCCACCAGGTCGCATACGGCGAGGACGCCTACACGGCGCGTTTGCAGGAGGTCTTCCGCGCGCACTTCGGAGAGGGCGTCGAGGCCTTCCCGGTGTTCAACGGCACCGGCGCGAACGTCACCGGCCTGCAGTCGATGCTGCCCCGCTGGGGCGCCGTCATCGCGGCGTCCACCGCTCACATCAACGTCGACGAAGGCGGTGCCCCCGAGCGGATCGGCGGGTTCAAGATCCTCGCCGTGCCGACGGACGACGGCAAGCTCACGCCCGAGCTCGTCGACCGCGAGGCCTGGGGCTGGGGCGACGAGCACCGCGCACAGCCGCTCGTGGTCTCGATCACGCAGTCGACCGAGCTCGGCACCCTGTACTCCGTCGACGAGATCCGCGCGCTCGCCGACCACGCGCACGAACGCGGCATGATGCTGCACCTCGACGGCGCACGCATCTCGAACGCGGCCGCGGCCCTCGACGTGCCGTTGCGCGCCTTCACCCGCGACGCCGGTGTCGACGTGCTCAGCTTCGGCGGCACGAAGAACGGAGCCATGCTCGGCGAGGCCATCGTGGTGCTGAACCCCGAGGCGTCGACGGGTCTGCAGTACTCCCGCAAGTTCAACATGCAGCTCTCGTCGAAGATGCGGTTCGTCTCGGCGCAGCTCATCGCGCTGCTCGAGGGCGACCTGTGGCTGCGCAACGCCCAGCACGCGAACGCCATGGCCCAGCGCCTGCGCGGCGCGATCGAGGCCGGCATCGCCGCCGGCGAGATCACCGGAGTGTCGTTCACGCAGCCGACCCAGTCGAACGGCGTCTTCGCGACCCTTCCCGACGGCATCGCCGACCGGCTGCGCGAGAAGTTCCGCTTCTACGACTGGGATGCCGTGCGCAACGAGGTCCGCTGGATGTGCGGCTTCGACACCGAGGAGTCCGACGTCGACGAGTTCGTCGCAGAGCTCGCGCGCCTCACCACGCGCTGA